CCTATCTGCACCAATACCGAATCATAACATAGGAACTGGCAGCCAATTGGAGCGAGCAGGGTTCCTGCCCGTACAGAACAGGCGCGTAGTGCAGAGCGTGGTTTCGACACCCCAGCTTCAGATCGGCGTCATCACGAGGAGCGAAACGACGCGGCAATCTCTATGTTGATTGAAATCGGTGCTCGCAGGAGCTGTACTCCTGAAGTTGTTGAAAGCGAGATGCTATTTCTCTTTCGGGAACTTCTTATTCCAGCGGTCTTTCAGAAGGGATGATAACTTGTTCTCGAGCGATTCGGGGAGTCTTTCTGACCGACCGTCGCGACAGAGGGTGACAGTCTGTCTTAGACTATCGATCATTATTCGGCAGTTCTGGCACTCGCCAATATGCTTCTCTATCTCGGCGCAAAGCTCAGGTTCTACTTCGCCATCAAGATAGTCGCTCAGTCCCTTAATGTAATCCCGGCAACTCTTTCCCATATCGAACCTCGAATACAGATGTGAGTTTGTCCCGGAGCGCAAGCCTTGCGCGAAGAATGCGAGACTTTGTCGCGGCTTCGCTCTCCTCTATTATGGCAGCCACTTCTTTGACTGACAATTCCTCAAAGTACCGAAGCAGAAATGCCTCACGATACTTGACAGGCAGCTCAGATATCGCATCATCGATAATCTTGCGCAGCTCCTCGCTTTCAAGCAGCGAATGCGGGTCTTTCCAATCGAAAAGGGCGTGCGCATCATGCATATCATCGGCATTTCGACTCGGAAGATACTCCTCGATCGGCTTCAGGTCGACATGCTTCTGCTTGCCGAGAAACTGCCTCGCCTGATTGAGCGCAATGGCATAGAGCCAGCTCCCGAATGCAGCATCTCCACGAAACTGATCTATATTATCGATAGCTTTCAACAGTGTCTCCTGCACTATATCTTCCGCATCCTGCTCATTTCCGGTCATCTTCCGCCCAAGGGCAAAGATTCGTCCCTTGTAACCATCCACGAGCTTCACGAAGGCATCAAAATCACCAGCTTGCGCCTTCTTGACTAGCATTGACTCATTCATTTGAGTGTCAATATAACCAAAATGATTCAGAAAATCTTCCAGTAAAGTGATATTGCGTGAATGAAGTATGTGGAAGTATGTGAAGGACAGCAGGCGTGCAGCCACTGCCGGACCTAACGGGTTACTGTAACGGGCAGATTCTGCCGGTCATCAATCCGCAATTATCCTCGGCGTGATCAGGATAATCAAATCTGTTTTCTCGATACTCGTCGAGTGATGCTGGAACAGTCTCCCGATCAGCGGTATAGAGCCAAGCAACGGG
This sequence is a window from Candidatus Zixiibacteriota bacterium. Protein-coding genes within it:
- a CDS encoding sigma-70 family RNA polymerase sigma factor; its protein translation is MLVKKAQAGDFDAFVKLVDGYKGRIFALGRKMTGNEQDAEDIVQETLLKAIDNIDQFRGDAAFGSWLYAIALNQARQFLGKQKHVDLKPIEEYLPSRNADDMHDAHALFDWKDPHSLLESEELRKIIDDAISELPVKYREAFLLRYFEELSVKEVAAIIEESEAATKSRILRARLALRDKLTSVFEVRYGKELPGLH
- a CDS encoding zf-HC2 domain-containing protein; protein product: MGKSCRDYIKGLSDYLDGEVEPELCAEIEKHIGECQNCRIMIDSLRQTVTLCRDGRSERLPESLENKLSSLLKDRWNKKFPKEK